From a single Stomoxys calcitrans chromosome 4, idStoCalc2.1, whole genome shotgun sequence genomic region:
- the LOC106084249 gene encoding mitosis initiation protein fs(1)Ya, with the protein MRLPEDATCKVCRSVFCCAKCCYKHEIKNHAIVARKPIMINTNSIGISTTNNSKGVGNASNASSSLVKRGDNESNAVQEVSLPAGAYEEIYLFCPICEKRPLPLQNEIYAEMLIHLETHHLPLRCEKCAKMYYNISDLKEFTKCMQPLGVCQSMSSNTTSQTCYTDEASKVTVTRGDMHSTQVSPMRRQDFNDTHMTPISIINMRWKAKSSKAHEEFISDSVSSIKNISSISNNSSFPRGHCGVASAVKGKVIRSTSTPVHLEVVFAKPKEQTFNATGAGHMSSIYNSDSDISPALQQPSSQALEPLNRYRKVGNGRPRMSAVTPLRQVMSKSIQKAFAEHGLPAASTAVRGSSAAFQRKKMFDTTSSPGLDNGDATGDRPSSPSPPALDLRLSPAVRRSYSESEESLQLQISEEQKHMQRNDLPNMRRRILLSAQKLTTESIVITRTEHLSSVSSSSSGSSSNGSINSIKPHTSATTNASYQSAGSNSSNSSVFKSCRSVEIITSTTEQIQQIESVEGANCVRNPLPPITPITRIPGAVIHKKLIKFETPKLGSKDSRDSQNSPCDIFFTPNATPVSKTKVTPDNNGSSPETQRIRKRLVPQNLSGRFSSPRRPSIKECAHSTAFSRIENITDTFDGNAYNEIEDEVFVTEESQKPARKLEEAKSKQNHSHSGLWSIMSSVMRLPSRRGSNSKVSPKNASPLQTDANSNSIIKRCASIAGSLVRSKPLVDENEMNTLKRKRTFTTHEQSTSSYLSQLHNSDAASPPSSDGLNTSSKRFRIQGRRPIDRMRMNS; encoded by the exons ATGCGTTTGCCTGAGGAT GCCACTTGTAAAGTTTGTCGAAGTGTTTTTTGTTGTGCCAAATGTTGTTACAAGcatgaaataaaaaatcacGCTATCGTTGCTCGAAAACCCATTATGATCAACACCAACAGCATTGGAATCTCTACAACCAACAATAGCAAAGGTGTTGGCAATGCCTCTAACGCTTCATCTTCTTTGGTTAAACGTGGTGACAATGAATCCAATGCTGTCCAAGAAGTGTCCCTGCCGGCGGGGGCATATGAGGAAATTTATCTGTTTTGTCCTATCTGTGAAAAACGTCCTCTGCCTTTGCAAAATGAAATCTATGCAGAAATGTTGATTCATCTGGAGACTCACCATTTGCCATTGCGTTGTGAAAAGTGTGCCAAAATGTACTACAACATCAGTGATCTTAAAGAATTTACCAAATGCATGCAACCATTGGGAGTGTGTCAGTCGATGTCATCGAATACCACAAGTCAAACATGTTACACTGATGAGGCGTCTAAGGTAACAGTTACCCGGGGGGACATGCATTCCACACAAGTGTCACCTATGCGTCGCCAAGACTTCAATGATACGCATATGACGCCAATATCAATAATTAATATGCGTTGGAAGGCGAAGAGCAGCAAAGCTCATGAGGAGTTTATAAGTGATAGTGTTTCATCAATAAAGAATATATCATCCATTAGCAATAACTCATCGTTTCCAAGAGGCCATTGTGGAGTCGCATCTGCAGTTAAGGGCAAGGTAATACGTTCAACATCGACCCCGGTTCACTTAGAGGTGGTATTTGCCAAACCCAAGGAACAAACGTTCAACGCCACAGGTGCTGGTCACATGTCTAGCATATACAATAGCGACTCGGATATAAGTCCGGCATTACAACAGCCTAGCAG TCAAGCTCTTGAACCATTGAATCGCTATCGAAAGGTCGGCAATGGTCGACCCCGCATGTCTGCTGTTACACCATTGCGCCAAGTCATGTCTAAAAGTATACAAAAGGCATTTGCCGAGCATGGTTTACCGGCAGCATCTACAGCCGTAAGGGGATCTTCCGCGGCCTTTCAACGCAAGAAAATGTTTGATACCACTTCTTCACCCGGACTAGATAATGGGGATGCCACTGGCGACAGGCCTTCATCACCATCGCCCCCTGCTCTTGATTTGCGCCTTTCGCCGGCCGTTAGGCGTAGCTACAGTGAATCCGAAGAATCATTGCAGCTGCAAATTTCCGAggaacaaaaacacatgcaaagAAATGATTTACCAAACATGAGACGTCGAATTTTACTATCAGCACAAAAACTAACCACCGAGTCGATAGTTATTACTCGTACTGAGCATCTTTCGAGCGTGTCATCATCCTCCTCGGGTAGCAGTTCTAATGGCAGTATCAATTCCATCAAGCCCCATACATCTGCAACTACTAACGCCTCATATCAGTCGGCAGGATCGAATAGTTCCAACAGTTCTGTTTTCAAATCATGTCGCAGCGTTGAAATCATAACATCTACCACCGAACAAATACAACAAATCGAGTCTGTGGAGGGAGCGAATTGTGTTAGAAATCCGTTGCCGCCCATAACACCTATAACTCGCATTCCGGGAGCAGTTATACATAAAAAGCTAATTAAATTTGAAACTCCTAAACTAGGCTCCAAAGATTCACGTGACTCCCAAAACTCACCATGTGATATCTTCTTTACGCCCAATGCAACACCAGTTAGCAAAACAAAggtgacaccggacaataaTGGTAGTTCTCCTGAAACACAGAGGATTCGAAAGCGCTTAGTCCCACAAAATCTTAGCGGGCGTTTTTCGTCTCCGCGCAGACCTTCCATAAAAGAATGTGCCCATAGCACTGCCTTTAGTCGTATAGAAAATATTACGGATACTTTTGATGGCAATGCTTATAATGAAATTGAAGACGAAGTATTTGTCACAGAAGAATCGCAGAAGCCTGCACGAAAATTGGAAGAAGCTAAGAGTAAACAGAATCATTCACATTCTGGCCTATGGTCAATAATGAGTTCTGTAATGCGTTTGCCATCACGAAGGGGTAGTAATTCGAAAGTATCACCTAAGAACGCTTCGCCTCTTCAAACAGATGCCAATTCCAATTCGATAATCAAAAGATGTGCTTCTATTGCAG GTTCTTTGGTGCGTTCCAAACCGTTGGTcgatgaaaatgaaatgaatactTTAAAGCGAAAGCGAACATTTACTACGCATGAACAGTCAACATCATCATATTTGTCTCAACTGCATAATTCCGATGCCGCATCACCTCCTAGCTCAGATGGTCTCAATACTTCTTCGAAACGTTTCCGTATTCAAGGTCGACGTCCCATCGATCGTATGCGTATGAATAGTTAA
- the LOC106084248 gene encoding zinc finger protein 1 homolog — MEVFDNCRICLQAIPHEPIKMTRSILKFIEQGLQMPHITRKLDSTNVKQNLCAACFNKLAEFQDFHEVCKDADEFWKRTFPKEHDEGQHAVDTKKELQMEQNQIAVVDVTSTCTQEQEMQLEVYPESKSEEENDELLLSLPFTDQADQEVQSENEDKPDKIVDVNAGHVSVEWRTEDEESVIESENDGSGVEDQDIIEYEYVLPQENSSLRKEGIEDIVANDDEAHSQMENQPYVYEVGDDDSCTLVQDSYDDGMENATETSTLDTPMEVSASANTYIVKTVLDDNGKVKKSYQCQHCDRCFDRIYDIESHYNIHTDVKPYKCEICGKSFRQKNILTTHQAALHFGKKIECPECGKMFARRSQLILHFRMHRDEKPFVCEFVDCQAAFRQRQHLVDHLFIHTGEKNFQCSTCEKAFQTRKRLQDHIYKVHSYHRYGCDRCEKMFLKPHMLRNHLASAHKVAVKDVSHLKILVDPIRSFKKSDWKYNKN; from the exons ATGGAAGTTTTCGATAATTGTCGCATATGTTTACAAGCCATTCCTCATGAGCCCATCAAAATGACCCGTTCCATCCTGAAGTTCATAGAACAAGGTCTGCAAATGCCACACATTACCCGAAAGTTGGATAGCACAAATGTCAAGCAGAACCTTTGTGCAGCATGCTTTAATAAATTGGctgaatttcaagatttccatGAAGTGTGTAAGGATGCTGATGAGTTTTGGAAAAGAACATTTCCGAAAGAGCACGACGAAGGGCAGCATGCTGTTGACACAAAAAAAGAGCTACAAATGGAACAGAATCAAATAGCCGTAGTTGATGTCACTTCGACATGCACTCAAGAACAGGAAATGCAACTGGAAGTGTATCCAGAATCGAAATCAGAAGAAGAGAATGACGAATTACTTTTATCTCTACCATTCACGGATCAAGCCGACCAAGAAGTTCAATCGGAAAATGAAGATAAACCAGACAAGATAGTCGATGTTAACGCTGGTCATGTTTCTGTCGAATGGCGGACAGAAGATGAAGAGTCTGTGATTGAATCAGAAAACGATGGCAGTGGTGTTGAGGATCAGGATATCATAGAATATGAATACGTGTTGCCACAAGAAAATAGCAGTCTAAGAAAGGAGGGCATAGAAGATATTGTCGCAAACGATGACGAAGCACATTCTCAAATGGAAAATCAACCATATGTCTATGAAGTGGGTGATGATGATTCTTGCACATTAGTACAAGACTCTTACGACGATGGCATGGAGAATGCCACAGAAACATCCACATTGGACACACCAATGGAAGTTTCAGCATCAGCAAATACCTATATAGTTAAGACGGTTCTAGATGACAATGGAAAGGTAAAGAAATCCTATCAATGTCAACATTGCG ATAGGTGTTTTGATCGCATCTACGACATAGAATCACACTACAATATACACACGGATGTTAAACCTTACAAGTGTGAAATTTGTGGCAAATCGTTTAGGCAGAAGAATATACTTACCACACATCAGGCAGCTttgcattttggcaaaaaaatcgaaTGCCCTGAATGTGGCAAGATGTTTGCACGGCGCTCACAACTCATACTGCACTTCCGCATGCATCGTGACGAAAAGCCTTTCGTTTGTGAATTCGTAGATTGCCAGGCGGCCTTTAGGCAGCGCCAACACTTGGTCGATCATTTATTTATTCACACGGGAGAGAAGAATTTCCAATGTTCCACATGTGAAAAGGCGTTCCAAACAAGAAAACGGCTACAGGATCACATTTACAAAGTACATTCCTATCACCGCTACGGTTGTGATAGATGTGAGAAGATGTTCCTTAAACCACATAT gctTCGTAATCATCTTGCCTCAGCCCATAAAGTGGCAGTCAAAGATGTCTCGCATTTAAAGATTTTGGTAGACCCTATAAGAAGTTTTAAGAAATCAGATtggaaatacaataaaaattag